In Solimonas sp. K1W22B-7, the DNA window ATCTTGCATCTGCGTTGCTCGCCGTACTTCTGTACGGCTGTGCGCCGCAGCCGCAACCTCGGGCCGCTCGCTACGGTTTCTTCGCATTCTCAAAGACCTGTTGTTGTGGACTAACAGAGGGCCTGTTCCCGTGACCCTGCTGATCCGCTCCCGTCCCACCGCCGAATCCGGCGGCTTCCCCGACTCGCTGCACCCGGTGCTGCGCCGCATCTACGCGGCGCGCGGCGTCGAGGCGGCGCAGCTGTCGCTGGAACTCAAGCACCTGCTGCCGCCGGCCGGCCTGCGCGGCATCGGGGCGGCGGCGGAACTGCTGGCCGATGCGATCGAGGCGGGCGAGGGCATCGTCATCGCCGGTGACTACGACGCCGACGGCGCCACCGGCACCGCGCTGGGCGTGCTGGGCCTGCGCGCGCTGGGTGCAGCGGAAGTCTTCTACGTGGTGCCCGACCGCTTCCGCATGGGCTACGGCCTGTCGCCGGAGCTGGCGGAAATGGCGGCCGCGACCGGCGCCGGCGTGCTGGTGACGGTGGACAATGGCATTGCCAGCCTCGCCGGCGTGAGCCATGCGCAGGAACTGGGCATGAGCGTGGTGGTCACCGACCATCACCTGCCGGGCCCCGAACTGCCCTTGGCCGATGCCATCGTCAATCCCAACCAGCCGGGCTGTACGTTCGCCTCAAAGGCGATGGCCGGCGTCGGCGTGATGTTCTACCTGCTGCTGGCCCTGCGCGCCGAGCTGCGCGGCCGCGGCGCCTTCGAGGGCGGCACCGAGCCCAACCTGTCGGAGTGGCTGGACCTGGTCGCGCTCGGCACCGTCGCCGACCTTGCGCGCCTGGACTACAACAACCGCATCCTGGTGGAGAACGGCCTGCGCCGCATCCGCGCTGGGCGTGCGCGGCCGGGCCTGCTGGCGCTGCTGAAGCTGGCGGGGCGCGAGAGCAACCGCGTCGGTTCCATCGACCTCGGCTTCGCCCTGGGCCCGCGCATCAACGCCGCCGGCCGCCTCGACGACATCCGCACCGGCATCGACTGCCTGCTGGCGGAGACCGAGGAAGAGGCGCAGGCGCTGGCCGCGCAGCTCGACCGCTTCAACCGCGAGCGCCGCGAACTGCAGACCCAGATGAACGAAGAAGCGCTGGTGCTGAGTGAGGACAGCACTGCGGTCGGCGTGGTGCTGTTCGACGAGGACTGGCACGAGGGCATCGTTGGCCTGGTTGCTTCCAAGATCAAGGAGCGCCGCCACCGGCCCGCCATCGCCTTTGCGCGCGCGCAGGAAGCCGGCGTGCTGAAGGGCTCCGCGCGTTCCATCGACGGTCTGCACGTGCGCGACGCGCTGGCGGCGATCGACGCGCGTCACCCCGGCCTGATCGGCCGCTTCGGCGGCCACGCCATGGCCGCGGGCCTGAGCCTGCCGGAAGCGAACCTCACGGCGTTCTCCGACGCCTTCGATGCGATCTGCCGCGAGTGGCTCAGCGAGGCGCAGCTGCAGCGCGTGCTGGAGACCGACGGCGAGCTGCATGCCGAAGACCTGCAGATCGACACCGCGCGCCTGCTGGAACACGCTGGCCCCTGGGGCCAGGGCTTCCCGGAGCCGATGTTCGAGGGGCGCTTCGAGGTACTGGACGCGCGCCTGATCGGCGCCGAGGGCCAGCACGCCAAGTACCGCCTGCGCAGCGCCGCCGGCGGCGCGCCGCTGACCGCGGTGGACTTCCACGGCGGCGAGCGCCTGCAGTCACCGCGCGGCAAGCTGCAGGCGGTGTTCACGCTGGCGGTGAACCGCTGGCAGGGCGCGGAGTCGCTGGATCTGCGGATCGAACATCTGCAGGCGGTTTGAGCGACGGTCTGCAGGGTGCGTACCCTGCGAAGCTATTTCGCCGCCGCCAGTTTGGCGATCGCCTCCGCGTATTTCCCAGCTTCGAAACTCGGCAGCGAGCAGCGGCCGTTGCCGCAGACATAGCCGGCAGCACGCGGGAACTTGGGGTACTCCACGTCGGCGTTCGCCAGCGGCCCTTCCTTGCGGTCCCACCACTCCAGCCGCCGGTAGCCGCCGGGCGTGCGCAGCGCGATGTCGTAGAGGCCGCGTGCCGCGGCATCGCCCTTGCCGCCGACCACCACCAGGTGCAGCGGATCGCGGCCCAGTTCCTCGTCGGCGAGCAGGATGCCGGCTTCCTCGAAGGCGTCTTCCACCACGCGCTCACTGGCGAGGTAACGCATCGCGTGATGCGCGGCCTCGCCATGCGCCTTGCGGCCGCCGTAGTGGCGCAGCAGGTTGAAGTGGCGTACCAGCGAGATGTTCTCCGCCAGGTCCGGCAGCGGTGCCAGCGGTGAGCGCCCGGCTTTCGCGGTGAGGTAGCCGGCGGGCTTCGCCTGGAACGCACGGATGATGGCATCGGAGGCCGCCACCGATTGCTGCAGCCAGCGACGCTCGCCGGTGACGCGGTACAGCGCCAGGAAGGCGCGCGCCGGCGCCAGGCAATCGCCGAGGTAGCGCTGGCCGTCGTCGCGCTGGCCGTGGCGGAAACAGCCATCGCGCCCGCGCCGTTCGCGC includes these proteins:
- the recJ gene encoding single-stranded-DNA-specific exonuclease RecJ, with the protein product MLIRSRPTAESGGFPDSLHPVLRRIYAARGVEAAQLSLELKHLLPPAGLRGIGAAAELLADAIEAGEGIVIAGDYDADGATGTALGVLGLRALGAAEVFYVVPDRFRMGYGLSPELAEMAAATGAGVLVTVDNGIASLAGVSHAQELGMSVVVTDHHLPGPELPLADAIVNPNQPGCTFASKAMAGVGVMFYLLLALRAELRGRGAFEGGTEPNLSEWLDLVALGTVADLARLDYNNRILVENGLRRIRAGRARPGLLALLKLAGRESNRVGSIDLGFALGPRINAAGRLDDIRTGIDCLLAETEEEAQALAAQLDRFNRERRELQTQMNEEALVLSEDSTAVGVVLFDEDWHEGIVGLVASKIKERRHRPAIAFARAQEAGVLKGSARSIDGLHVRDALAAIDARHPGLIGRFGGHAMAAGLSLPEANLTAFSDAFDAICREWLSEAQLQRVLETDGELHAEDLQIDTARLLEHAGPWGQGFPEPMFEGRFEVLDARLIGAEGQHAKYRLRSAAGGAPLTAVDFHGGERLQSPRGKLQAVFTLAVNRWQGAESLDLRIEHLQAV